One window of Botrimarina mediterranea genomic DNA carries:
- a CDS encoding glycerate kinase type-2 family protein: protein MSGRRERSLLDDAVRIWRAGVAGVAPERLLADAIRLEDTLLTIETSSGDGLDIDLTDVGRLIVVGGGKAGAGMARGFEAAIAPLVEARRVAGLLSVPADCVAATQAIKLIGGRPAGVNEPRPEGAAATAEMLRLVSEAAPNDVVICLLSGGGSALMPAPAEGLTLDDKIAVAKLLAAAGATIDELNTVRQHLSRFKGGGLARACRAGRLVTLVISDVLGDPLDLIASGPTVEPQSTPADALAVLDRLRLGGEPQLANVVHILQSTANEKRARPTTEATTLVLANNATAVDAAGVEAEKLGYSHAMDCARRSEGPAEEVGRHLAQMALRMRDATAPNEPDCLITGGEPTVMLAPPEIRGKGGRNQQLVLAALQAIGDCRDIAVVSGGADGEDGPTDAAGAMVDERIAAKLVGADLADTMRRNDAYPLFDGVEALLKTGPTNTNVCDLRVVTVSRPS, encoded by the coding sequence ATGAGTGGGCGTCGTGAGCGGTCCCTGCTGGACGACGCCGTGCGCATCTGGCGAGCCGGCGTCGCCGGCGTCGCGCCGGAGCGGTTGCTCGCCGATGCGATCCGGCTTGAGGACACGCTGCTGACGATCGAGACGTCCAGTGGCGACGGCCTCGATATCGATCTCACGGATGTCGGGCGGTTGATCGTCGTCGGCGGTGGCAAAGCGGGCGCCGGCATGGCCCGCGGCTTTGAGGCGGCGATCGCGCCGCTGGTTGAGGCGCGCCGTGTTGCCGGCCTCTTGAGCGTGCCGGCGGACTGCGTCGCGGCGACGCAAGCCATCAAACTCATCGGTGGCAGGCCCGCGGGCGTCAACGAACCACGCCCCGAAGGCGCCGCGGCGACGGCCGAAATGCTGCGATTGGTGAGCGAAGCGGCGCCGAACGATGTCGTGATTTGCTTGTTGTCAGGCGGCGGCTCGGCGTTGATGCCAGCACCGGCGGAGGGGCTAACTCTCGACGACAAGATCGCCGTCGCCAAGTTGCTCGCCGCAGCCGGCGCGACAATCGACGAGTTGAACACCGTCCGCCAACACCTCAGCCGCTTCAAAGGGGGTGGCCTCGCGCGGGCGTGCCGCGCGGGCCGGCTGGTAACGCTGGTGATCTCCGACGTGCTCGGAGATCCGCTCGACTTGATTGCGAGCGGCCCGACGGTCGAGCCGCAATCGACCCCCGCCGACGCGCTCGCTGTCCTCGACCGCTTGCGGCTTGGCGGCGAGCCACAGTTAGCAAACGTCGTTCACATACTGCAATCGACGGCCAACGAAAAGCGCGCGCGACCGACGACGGAAGCAACTACTCTTGTCCTCGCCAACAACGCAACGGCGGTGGATGCCGCAGGCGTCGAGGCGGAGAAGCTCGGCTACAGCCATGCGATGGACTGCGCGCGGCGATCGGAAGGGCCCGCCGAAGAGGTGGGCCGTCACCTCGCGCAGATGGCGCTTCGCATGCGCGACGCGACGGCGCCCAACGAGCCCGACTGCTTGATCACCGGCGGCGAACCGACCGTGATGCTCGCCCCGCCCGAAATTCGCGGCAAAGGTGGCCGCAACCAACAACTCGTTCTCGCCGCTCTACAAGCGATCGGCGATTGCCGCGATATCGCCGTCGTCTCGGGCGGCGCCGATGGCGAAGACGGCCCAACCGACGCCGCCGGCGCGATGGTCGACGAGCGCATCGCCGCGAAGCTCGTCGGCGCCGACCTCGCCGACACGATGCGTCGCAACGACGCTTACCCGCTGTTCGACGGCGTCGAGGCGCTGCTCAAGACGGGCCCCACGAACACCAACGTCTGCGACCTGCGTGTCGTGACCGTGTCGCGCCCCTCGTAG
- a CDS encoding alkaline phosphatase D family protein: MNRPTTTEFRNEARRVGGVDRRLFMAYVAGLTAEPLLAKAARITGGGQLPEYPFTLGVASGDPLATSVLLWTRLAPRPLEAGGGMDPLPIAVKWEVAEDEQFKKVVSRGREMATPQLGHSVHAVAEGLRPDRWYYYRFTAGGAESPVGRTRTTPKKFASPDGFRFAFASCQHYESGHYAAYRHMAEQDLDMVVHLGDYIYEGKAKKGGVREHVGNEIESLDDYRRRHALYRSDALLQAMHAQCPWMVTWDDHEFDNNYAASVSEKLEVDPVDFLVRRANAYQAYYEAMPLRPRSLPKGPNLRLYRKVRIGDLAEMFVLDTRQYRCDQPQGDGKHAIDATCLAANQSMLGAEQLEWLEASLLTSSSRWNILAQQVMMGAVDRAGNDEGYSMDQWSGYLGERNRLMSFLAERRVANPVVLTGDIHSNWVNDLHANDLDEKSPIVATEFVGTSISSGGNGPKKTDLSKLQAKNPNVKFHDRQRGYVACELTHDNWTSRYYTVDDVTKSDSRVDELATFVVESGQPGAQRS; this comes from the coding sequence ATGAACCGACCAACCACCACCGAGTTTCGCAACGAAGCCCGCCGCGTCGGGGGGGTCGATCGGCGGCTGTTCATGGCGTACGTCGCCGGCCTCACCGCGGAGCCGTTGTTGGCGAAGGCGGCCCGGATCACAGGCGGCGGTCAACTGCCGGAGTACCCCTTCACGCTCGGGGTGGCGTCGGGCGACCCGCTCGCGACCAGCGTGCTCCTCTGGACGCGTCTGGCGCCACGTCCGCTCGAAGCCGGCGGCGGCATGGACCCGCTGCCGATCGCGGTGAAGTGGGAGGTCGCCGAGGACGAGCAGTTCAAGAAGGTCGTCAGCCGCGGCCGTGAGATGGCGACGCCGCAGCTCGGCCACTCGGTCCACGCCGTCGCCGAAGGGCTGCGGCCCGACCGCTGGTACTACTACCGCTTCACGGCCGGCGGCGCCGAGAGCCCCGTTGGCCGCACACGCACCACGCCGAAGAAGTTCGCCAGCCCGGATGGCTTTCGCTTCGCGTTCGCGTCGTGCCAACACTACGAGTCCGGGCACTACGCCGCCTATCGGCACATGGCCGAGCAGGACCTCGATATGGTCGTGCACCTCGGCGACTACATCTACGAGGGGAAGGCGAAGAAGGGCGGCGTGCGTGAGCACGTCGGCAATGAGATTGAGTCGCTCGATGACTACCGCCGCCGCCACGCGCTCTACCGCAGCGACGCGCTCTTACAAGCGATGCACGCGCAGTGCCCGTGGATGGTGACGTGGGACGACCACGAGTTCGACAACAACTACGCGGCGTCGGTCTCCGAAAAGCTCGAAGTCGATCCGGTCGACTTCCTCGTCCGCCGCGCGAACGCCTACCAGGCTTACTACGAGGCGATGCCGCTGCGGCCGCGCTCGCTCCCCAAGGGGCCGAACCTGCGGCTCTATCGCAAGGTGCGGATCGGCGACCTGGCGGAGATGTTCGTCCTCGACACTCGGCAGTACCGCTGCGACCAGCCTCAAGGGGACGGCAAGCACGCTATCGACGCGACGTGCCTCGCGGCCAACCAATCGATGCTCGGCGCCGAGCAGCTCGAGTGGCTCGAGGCGTCGCTGCTGACATCGTCGTCGCGTTGGAACATCCTCGCCCAGCAGGTGATGATGGGCGCCGTCGATCGAGCGGGCAACGACGAGGGCTACTCGATGGACCAGTGGTCGGGCTACCTCGGTGAACGCAACCGTTTGATGTCGTTCCTCGCCGAACGACGGGTCGCCAACCCCGTGGTGCTCACCGGCGACATCCACTCCAACTGGGTGAACGACCTGCACGCGAACGACCTCGACGAGAAGTCTCCGATCGTGGCGACCGAGTTCGTCGGCACGTCGATCTCTAGCGGCGGCAACGGTCCGAAGAAGACCGACCTCAGCAAGCTGCAAGCCAAGAATCCCAACGTCAAGTTCCACGACCGCCAACGCGGCTACGTCGCCTGCGAGCTGACGCACGACAACTGGACAAGCCGCTACTACACCGTCGACGACGTGACGAAGTCCGACAGCCGCGTCGACGAGCTGGCGACCTTCGTCGTGGAATCGGGCCAGCCCGGAGCGCAGCGGTCGTAG